From Cannabis sativa cultivar Pink pepper isolate KNU-18-1 chromosome 8, ASM2916894v1, whole genome shotgun sequence, a single genomic window includes:
- the LOC115701422 gene encoding uncharacterized protein LOC115701422 isoform X1, whose translation MVLVSVFQAHEKMYQDLPRINNDTVGILDGGNDPLQMKLKKQTNVKSSSEVHGVSSLIWSNSDNRYSVFSLFTLEANGHRRIFALPLHCPEQSNCFGSGSLVSMDCLHLVCPRPINSVQADQQVTKGSVHAGTYSGNSRARKTILGSTMQCQSQKKVISNKTKWNELPQRFSQKSLTCTESSCLISNNSVIKSSNMVSSDVDTVTKKNSRKKSRKKGKRGKKLLRNTGSKEPDILPEECPKVSLTSGTCHDNNMPALSSTSLDASLQEGRVKTCTSYPNGVDTLEEAIPAFHKNSETCSGGGFKKQIQSSKDSVLSVDDVSQICSYNALHPRYCADKSDSLLMDPASTSSNSDDGTKLYHGRKQPEKEHCRTDFSESPASDFQKEYSSCRNLLKNILDSSNHTNKSQTTHGSQDRNGSQVHVVIPGKKKKQNKSAPRISSVSKFGVAGKLRGGRTGKENSHSVWQKVQRNGNGDSVDDLKKLPVFSQYDGTLEASLCKKNCDSPEDNKQLKDTRSWRSKTSAGLNHERMSSSRKGSHADRAKPDRCAKVTVPRKEKEMACISSNVSDQKITSSVSRSPTQTSCPKSVLQPNGAKHITPESVTFVQACPNVVGGLDNMSNANSCTKSKTIEDLNHSLPKSRNSNDQSKLVQVQSSFGNSAEQGQRNVLADDCLQTHTSGSVMQKWLPIGLKDCGLTTSGDGSSLEHSDDPAAEIQTTENTVQDKVNCDSENPVPKAGVVCMAQSSEGFSDFSPDDECRTPNAKDQDTSMLEEKKDRPIAAHTLDMESGGLNAFKPVQDKVAEAVDDAYRAQKASEAVELTAGHPVAEFERVLKYSCPVISCPPHLSCHSCSRDQLCGVSFCLHEMRNISLGGLWKWYEKHGNYGLEIKANDYGNSRSLGANGSFCAYFVPYLSAVQLFRNDVENLDTSSTKSCSEVVDLCKFNDTSEGSSNLDHLPIFSVLFPQPRKEFESFSHQESSSESSSASAKDVFRLQLEERKLQSDPELLFEYFESEQPQKRQPLYEKINELIRGDGLVQYQGYGDPTTLKSVKLNDLHPRSWYAVAWYPIYRIPEGNLRASFLTFHSLGHLVHRPGVQPHIVAPVVGLQTYNAQSECWFRMNPSLLNPKEGAPDLDPSGILKERLRTLEETASLMARAVVKKDNLTSVNRHPDYEFFCSRNRC comes from the exons atGGTCTTGGTTTCAGTATTTCAG GCACATGAAAAGATGTATCAGGACCTTCCAAGAATCAATAATGATACTGTTGGAATTTTGGATGGAGGAAATGATCCCTTACAAATGAAACTGAAAAAGCAGACTAATGTCAAAAGTTCTTCAGAG GTTCATGGAGTATCATCTCTCATTTGGAGCAATTCAGATAACAG GTATTCAGTGTTTTCATTGTTTACTCTTGAAGCTAACGGGCATCGAAGGATTTTTGCACTACCACTCCATTGTCCTGAACAATCAAATTGTTTTGGATCTGGTTCACTGGTTAGCATGGACTGTTTACATTTGGTTTGTCCTCGGCCAATTAATTCAGTCCAGGCTGATCAACAAGTGACGAAAGGAAGTGTCCATGCTGGTACCTATTCTGGAAACTCTCGTGCCCGTAAAACAATTCTAGGTTCAACCATGCAATGTCAATCTCAGAAAAAAGTTATATCAAACAAAACTAAATGGAATGAACTTCCGCAgagattttctcaaaaatcctTAACATGCACTGAATCTTCTTGTTTGATCTCAAATAACTCAGTCATTAAATCATCAAATATGGTGAGCTCTGATGTAGATACTgtcactaaaaaaaattcaagaaagaaGTCTAGAAAGAAGGGGAAACGGGGTAAGAAACTTCTACGTAACACTGGCTCTAAAGAACCAGACATATTGCCTGAGGAATGTCCTAAAGTTAGTTTGACTTCTGGAACTTGCCATGACAATAATATGCCAGCATTGTCTTCCACTTCACTTGATGCTTCCCTACAGGAAGGTAGGGTGAAAACTTGCACCTCTTACCCTAATGGGGTGGATACATTGGAAGAGGCTATACCTGCTTTTCATAAAAATTCTGAGACATGCTCTGGTGGTGGCTTTAAGAAACAGATACAATCATCCAAAGATTCTGTACTTTCTGTTGATGATGTCTCCCAGATCTGCTCTTACAATGCTTTGCATCCCAGATACTGTGCTGATAAGTCTGACTCACTTCTGATGGATCCAGCTTCAACTTCCTCAAACAGTGATGATGGGACGAAACTTTATCATGGTCGAAAACAGCCTGAAAAAGAACATTGCAGAACTGATTTTTCTGAATCACCAGCTTCTGATTTTCAAAAGGAATATTCCTCTTGTAGAAATTTGTTAAAGAATATCTTAGATTCATCTAATCATACCAACAAAAGTCAAACAACACATGGTAGTCAGGATAGAAATGGTAGTCAAGTGCATGTAGTAATACCTGGCAAGAAGAAGAAGCAAAATAAATCAGCTCCCCGGATTTCAAGTGTTTCCAAATTTGGAGTTGCTGGTAAGTTGCGTGGTGGTCGTACAGGGAAGGAAAACAGCCATTCTGTTTGGCAGAAGGTCCAAAGAAATGGTAATGGCGATAGTGTGGATGACTTGAAGAAGCTTCCTGTCTTCTCTCAGTATGATGGTACTTTGGAGGCTTCTCTGTGTAAGAAAAATTGTGATTCTCCCGAAGACAACAAGCAGTTGAAAGATACTAGAAGTTGGAGAAGTAAAACTTCTGCAGGTTTAAATCATGAACGGATGTCTTCTTCTAGAAAGGGATCTCATGCTGATAGGGCCAAGCCAGATAGATGTGCAAAGGTTACTGTGCCACGCAAGGAGAAGGAGATGGCGTGCATCTCCTCTAACGTGAGTGATCAGAAGATAACTAGTAGTGTTTCAAGATCTCCAACTCAAACTAGCTGTCCAAAATCTGTGCTCCAGCCTAATGGAGCAAAGCACATAACACCTGAATCGGTAACCTTTGTCCAAGCTTGTCCGAATGTGGTTGGTGGCCTGGATAACATGTCTAATGCCAATTCTTGCACGAAGAGTAAAACCATTGAAGATCTGAATCACTCGTTGCCAAAGTCACGCAACTCGAATGATCAATCAAAACTGGTCCAAGTGCAGTCTTCTTTCGGAAATTCAGCTGAACAAGGGCAGAGAAATGTCCTTGCTGATGATTGTTTGCAAACCCACACCTCTGGATCTGTTATGCAGAAATGGTTACCAATTGGGTTGAAGGATTGTGGATTGACTACTTCTGGTGATGGTTCATCTCTGGAACATTCTGATGATCCAGCTGCTGAAATTCAGACTACAGAAAACACTGTACAAGATAAAGTGAATTGTGATTCTGAAAATCCAGTTCCTAAAGCAGGTGTTGTGTGTATGGCTCAAAGTTCTGAGGGTTTTTCTGATTTCTCCCCTGATGATGAGTGCAGGACTCCAAATGCAAAGGATCAGGACACAAGCATGCTTGAAGAGAAGAAAGACAGACCGATTGCAGCACACACTTTAGATATGGAATCTGGAGGTTTAAATGCATTCAAGCCTGTTCAAGACAAAGTAGCAGAAGCCGTGGATGATGCCTATAGGGCTCAAAAGGCATCTGAAGCTGTTGAGCTGACCGCTGGTCATCCAGTTGCAGAGTTTGAAAGAGTTCTTAAATattcatgtccagttatttcttGTCCACCCCATTTATCATGTCACTCTTGTTCAAGAGATCAGTTATGTGGTGTGTCATTCTGTCTACATGAGATGCGTAATATTTCTTTGGGAGGCCTATGGAAGTGGTATGAGAAACATGGGAATTATGGGTTAGAAATAAAGGCAAATGATTATGGAAATTCAAGGAGTTTGGGGGCTAATGGTTCTTTTTGTGCTTATTTTGTCCCTTATTTGTCAGCGGTCCAACTTTTCAGAAACGATGTTGAAAACTTAGATACAAGCAGCACAAAATCTTGTTCTGAGGTTGTAGACCTGTGCAAATTTAATGATACATCTGAAGGCTCCTCTAATTTGGACCATCTTCCAATATTTTCAGTACTCTTTCCTCAACCTCGAAAGGAGTTTGAAAGCTTTTCTCATCAAGAATCTAGTTCAGAATCATCTTCAGCTTCTGCAAAAGATGTTTTTCGTCTTCAATTAGAGGAAAGAAAACTGCAGAGTGATCCGGAACTACTTTTTGAATATTTTGAATCTGAACAGCCTCAGAAGAGACAACCTTTGTATGAGAA GATAAATGAGTTGATTAGGGGTGATGGTCTGGTGCAGTACCAAGGCTATGGAGATCCAACAACTCTCAAATCTGTTAAACTGAATGACCTGCATCCTAGATCTTG GTATGCTGTAGCGTGGTATCCTATTTATCGGATACCGGAAGGTAATTTGCGCGCATCATTTTTGACATTCCATTCGCTGGGTCACTTGGTTCATCGACCTGGTGTGCAACCCCATATAGTAGCTCCTGTAGTGGGTCTTCAAACTTACAATGCTCAG AGTGAATGCTGGTTCCGCATGAATCCCTCACTACTGAACCCAAAAGAAGGAGCACCAGACCTAGACCCTAGTGGAATTCTTAAGGAGCGGTTAAGGACGCTAGAGGAGACAGCTTCTCTTATGGCAAGAGCAGTTGTGAAGAAAGATAATTTGACGTCAGTAAACAGGCATCCAGATTACGAGTTCTTCTGCTCAAGGAATCGCTGTTGA
- the LOC115701422 gene encoding uncharacterized protein LOC115701422 isoform X2, with product MYQDLPRINNDTVGILDGGNDPLQMKLKKQTNVKSSSEVHGVSSLIWSNSDNRYSVFSLFTLEANGHRRIFALPLHCPEQSNCFGSGSLVSMDCLHLVCPRPINSVQADQQVTKGSVHAGTYSGNSRARKTILGSTMQCQSQKKVISNKTKWNELPQRFSQKSLTCTESSCLISNNSVIKSSNMVSSDVDTVTKKNSRKKSRKKGKRGKKLLRNTGSKEPDILPEECPKVSLTSGTCHDNNMPALSSTSLDASLQEGRVKTCTSYPNGVDTLEEAIPAFHKNSETCSGGGFKKQIQSSKDSVLSVDDVSQICSYNALHPRYCADKSDSLLMDPASTSSNSDDGTKLYHGRKQPEKEHCRTDFSESPASDFQKEYSSCRNLLKNILDSSNHTNKSQTTHGSQDRNGSQVHVVIPGKKKKQNKSAPRISSVSKFGVAGKLRGGRTGKENSHSVWQKVQRNGNGDSVDDLKKLPVFSQYDGTLEASLCKKNCDSPEDNKQLKDTRSWRSKTSAGLNHERMSSSRKGSHADRAKPDRCAKVTVPRKEKEMACISSNVSDQKITSSVSRSPTQTSCPKSVLQPNGAKHITPESVTFVQACPNVVGGLDNMSNANSCTKSKTIEDLNHSLPKSRNSNDQSKLVQVQSSFGNSAEQGQRNVLADDCLQTHTSGSVMQKWLPIGLKDCGLTTSGDGSSLEHSDDPAAEIQTTENTVQDKVNCDSENPVPKAGVVCMAQSSEGFSDFSPDDECRTPNAKDQDTSMLEEKKDRPIAAHTLDMESGGLNAFKPVQDKVAEAVDDAYRAQKASEAVELTAGHPVAEFERVLKYSCPVISCPPHLSCHSCSRDQLCGVSFCLHEMRNISLGGLWKWYEKHGNYGLEIKANDYGNSRSLGANGSFCAYFVPYLSAVQLFRNDVENLDTSSTKSCSEVVDLCKFNDTSEGSSNLDHLPIFSVLFPQPRKEFESFSHQESSSESSSASAKDVFRLQLEERKLQSDPELLFEYFESEQPQKRQPLYEKINELIRGDGLVQYQGYGDPTTLKSVKLNDLHPRSWYAVAWYPIYRIPEGNLRASFLTFHSLGHLVHRPGVQPHIVAPVVGLQTYNAQSECWFRMNPSLLNPKEGAPDLDPSGILKERLRTLEETASLMARAVVKKDNLTSVNRHPDYEFFCSRNRC from the exons ATGTATCAGGACCTTCCAAGAATCAATAATGATACTGTTGGAATTTTGGATGGAGGAAATGATCCCTTACAAATGAAACTGAAAAAGCAGACTAATGTCAAAAGTTCTTCAGAG GTTCATGGAGTATCATCTCTCATTTGGAGCAATTCAGATAACAG GTATTCAGTGTTTTCATTGTTTACTCTTGAAGCTAACGGGCATCGAAGGATTTTTGCACTACCACTCCATTGTCCTGAACAATCAAATTGTTTTGGATCTGGTTCACTGGTTAGCATGGACTGTTTACATTTGGTTTGTCCTCGGCCAATTAATTCAGTCCAGGCTGATCAACAAGTGACGAAAGGAAGTGTCCATGCTGGTACCTATTCTGGAAACTCTCGTGCCCGTAAAACAATTCTAGGTTCAACCATGCAATGTCAATCTCAGAAAAAAGTTATATCAAACAAAACTAAATGGAATGAACTTCCGCAgagattttctcaaaaatcctTAACATGCACTGAATCTTCTTGTTTGATCTCAAATAACTCAGTCATTAAATCATCAAATATGGTGAGCTCTGATGTAGATACTgtcactaaaaaaaattcaagaaagaaGTCTAGAAAGAAGGGGAAACGGGGTAAGAAACTTCTACGTAACACTGGCTCTAAAGAACCAGACATATTGCCTGAGGAATGTCCTAAAGTTAGTTTGACTTCTGGAACTTGCCATGACAATAATATGCCAGCATTGTCTTCCACTTCACTTGATGCTTCCCTACAGGAAGGTAGGGTGAAAACTTGCACCTCTTACCCTAATGGGGTGGATACATTGGAAGAGGCTATACCTGCTTTTCATAAAAATTCTGAGACATGCTCTGGTGGTGGCTTTAAGAAACAGATACAATCATCCAAAGATTCTGTACTTTCTGTTGATGATGTCTCCCAGATCTGCTCTTACAATGCTTTGCATCCCAGATACTGTGCTGATAAGTCTGACTCACTTCTGATGGATCCAGCTTCAACTTCCTCAAACAGTGATGATGGGACGAAACTTTATCATGGTCGAAAACAGCCTGAAAAAGAACATTGCAGAACTGATTTTTCTGAATCACCAGCTTCTGATTTTCAAAAGGAATATTCCTCTTGTAGAAATTTGTTAAAGAATATCTTAGATTCATCTAATCATACCAACAAAAGTCAAACAACACATGGTAGTCAGGATAGAAATGGTAGTCAAGTGCATGTAGTAATACCTGGCAAGAAGAAGAAGCAAAATAAATCAGCTCCCCGGATTTCAAGTGTTTCCAAATTTGGAGTTGCTGGTAAGTTGCGTGGTGGTCGTACAGGGAAGGAAAACAGCCATTCTGTTTGGCAGAAGGTCCAAAGAAATGGTAATGGCGATAGTGTGGATGACTTGAAGAAGCTTCCTGTCTTCTCTCAGTATGATGGTACTTTGGAGGCTTCTCTGTGTAAGAAAAATTGTGATTCTCCCGAAGACAACAAGCAGTTGAAAGATACTAGAAGTTGGAGAAGTAAAACTTCTGCAGGTTTAAATCATGAACGGATGTCTTCTTCTAGAAAGGGATCTCATGCTGATAGGGCCAAGCCAGATAGATGTGCAAAGGTTACTGTGCCACGCAAGGAGAAGGAGATGGCGTGCATCTCCTCTAACGTGAGTGATCAGAAGATAACTAGTAGTGTTTCAAGATCTCCAACTCAAACTAGCTGTCCAAAATCTGTGCTCCAGCCTAATGGAGCAAAGCACATAACACCTGAATCGGTAACCTTTGTCCAAGCTTGTCCGAATGTGGTTGGTGGCCTGGATAACATGTCTAATGCCAATTCTTGCACGAAGAGTAAAACCATTGAAGATCTGAATCACTCGTTGCCAAAGTCACGCAACTCGAATGATCAATCAAAACTGGTCCAAGTGCAGTCTTCTTTCGGAAATTCAGCTGAACAAGGGCAGAGAAATGTCCTTGCTGATGATTGTTTGCAAACCCACACCTCTGGATCTGTTATGCAGAAATGGTTACCAATTGGGTTGAAGGATTGTGGATTGACTACTTCTGGTGATGGTTCATCTCTGGAACATTCTGATGATCCAGCTGCTGAAATTCAGACTACAGAAAACACTGTACAAGATAAAGTGAATTGTGATTCTGAAAATCCAGTTCCTAAAGCAGGTGTTGTGTGTATGGCTCAAAGTTCTGAGGGTTTTTCTGATTTCTCCCCTGATGATGAGTGCAGGACTCCAAATGCAAAGGATCAGGACACAAGCATGCTTGAAGAGAAGAAAGACAGACCGATTGCAGCACACACTTTAGATATGGAATCTGGAGGTTTAAATGCATTCAAGCCTGTTCAAGACAAAGTAGCAGAAGCCGTGGATGATGCCTATAGGGCTCAAAAGGCATCTGAAGCTGTTGAGCTGACCGCTGGTCATCCAGTTGCAGAGTTTGAAAGAGTTCTTAAATattcatgtccagttatttcttGTCCACCCCATTTATCATGTCACTCTTGTTCAAGAGATCAGTTATGTGGTGTGTCATTCTGTCTACATGAGATGCGTAATATTTCTTTGGGAGGCCTATGGAAGTGGTATGAGAAACATGGGAATTATGGGTTAGAAATAAAGGCAAATGATTATGGAAATTCAAGGAGTTTGGGGGCTAATGGTTCTTTTTGTGCTTATTTTGTCCCTTATTTGTCAGCGGTCCAACTTTTCAGAAACGATGTTGAAAACTTAGATACAAGCAGCACAAAATCTTGTTCTGAGGTTGTAGACCTGTGCAAATTTAATGATACATCTGAAGGCTCCTCTAATTTGGACCATCTTCCAATATTTTCAGTACTCTTTCCTCAACCTCGAAAGGAGTTTGAAAGCTTTTCTCATCAAGAATCTAGTTCAGAATCATCTTCAGCTTCTGCAAAAGATGTTTTTCGTCTTCAATTAGAGGAAAGAAAACTGCAGAGTGATCCGGAACTACTTTTTGAATATTTTGAATCTGAACAGCCTCAGAAGAGACAACCTTTGTATGAGAA GATAAATGAGTTGATTAGGGGTGATGGTCTGGTGCAGTACCAAGGCTATGGAGATCCAACAACTCTCAAATCTGTTAAACTGAATGACCTGCATCCTAGATCTTG GTATGCTGTAGCGTGGTATCCTATTTATCGGATACCGGAAGGTAATTTGCGCGCATCATTTTTGACATTCCATTCGCTGGGTCACTTGGTTCATCGACCTGGTGTGCAACCCCATATAGTAGCTCCTGTAGTGGGTCTTCAAACTTACAATGCTCAG AGTGAATGCTGGTTCCGCATGAATCCCTCACTACTGAACCCAAAAGAAGGAGCACCAGACCTAGACCCTAGTGGAATTCTTAAGGAGCGGTTAAGGACGCTAGAGGAGACAGCTTCTCTTATGGCAAGAGCAGTTGTGAAGAAAGATAATTTGACGTCAGTAAACAGGCATCCAGATTACGAGTTCTTCTGCTCAAGGAATCGCTGTTGA
- the LOC115701422 gene encoding uncharacterized protein LOC115701422 isoform X3 translates to MPRTKHLGYSVFSLFTLEANGHRRIFALPLHCPEQSNCFGSGSLVSMDCLHLVCPRPINSVQADQQVTKGSVHAGTYSGNSRARKTILGSTMQCQSQKKVISNKTKWNELPQRFSQKSLTCTESSCLISNNSVIKSSNMVSSDVDTVTKKNSRKKSRKKGKRGKKLLRNTGSKEPDILPEECPKVSLTSGTCHDNNMPALSSTSLDASLQEGRVKTCTSYPNGVDTLEEAIPAFHKNSETCSGGGFKKQIQSSKDSVLSVDDVSQICSYNALHPRYCADKSDSLLMDPASTSSNSDDGTKLYHGRKQPEKEHCRTDFSESPASDFQKEYSSCRNLLKNILDSSNHTNKSQTTHGSQDRNGSQVHVVIPGKKKKQNKSAPRISSVSKFGVAGKLRGGRTGKENSHSVWQKVQRNGNGDSVDDLKKLPVFSQYDGTLEASLCKKNCDSPEDNKQLKDTRSWRSKTSAGLNHERMSSSRKGSHADRAKPDRCAKVTVPRKEKEMACISSNVSDQKITSSVSRSPTQTSCPKSVLQPNGAKHITPESVTFVQACPNVVGGLDNMSNANSCTKSKTIEDLNHSLPKSRNSNDQSKLVQVQSSFGNSAEQGQRNVLADDCLQTHTSGSVMQKWLPIGLKDCGLTTSGDGSSLEHSDDPAAEIQTTENTVQDKVNCDSENPVPKAGVVCMAQSSEGFSDFSPDDECRTPNAKDQDTSMLEEKKDRPIAAHTLDMESGGLNAFKPVQDKVAEAVDDAYRAQKASEAVELTAGHPVAEFERVLKYSCPVISCPPHLSCHSCSRDQLCGVSFCLHEMRNISLGGLWKWYEKHGNYGLEIKANDYGNSRSLGANGSFCAYFVPYLSAVQLFRNDVENLDTSSTKSCSEVVDLCKFNDTSEGSSNLDHLPIFSVLFPQPRKEFESFSHQESSSESSSASAKDVFRLQLEERKLQSDPELLFEYFESEQPQKRQPLYEKINELIRGDGLVQYQGYGDPTTLKSVKLNDLHPRSWYAVAWYPIYRIPEGNLRASFLTFHSLGHLVHRPGVQPHIVAPVVGLQTYNAQSECWFRMNPSLLNPKEGAPDLDPSGILKERLRTLEETASLMARAVVKKDNLTSVNRHPDYEFFCSRNRC, encoded by the exons ATGCCCAGAACAAAGCATTTGGG GTATTCAGTGTTTTCATTGTTTACTCTTGAAGCTAACGGGCATCGAAGGATTTTTGCACTACCACTCCATTGTCCTGAACAATCAAATTGTTTTGGATCTGGTTCACTGGTTAGCATGGACTGTTTACATTTGGTTTGTCCTCGGCCAATTAATTCAGTCCAGGCTGATCAACAAGTGACGAAAGGAAGTGTCCATGCTGGTACCTATTCTGGAAACTCTCGTGCCCGTAAAACAATTCTAGGTTCAACCATGCAATGTCAATCTCAGAAAAAAGTTATATCAAACAAAACTAAATGGAATGAACTTCCGCAgagattttctcaaaaatcctTAACATGCACTGAATCTTCTTGTTTGATCTCAAATAACTCAGTCATTAAATCATCAAATATGGTGAGCTCTGATGTAGATACTgtcactaaaaaaaattcaagaaagaaGTCTAGAAAGAAGGGGAAACGGGGTAAGAAACTTCTACGTAACACTGGCTCTAAAGAACCAGACATATTGCCTGAGGAATGTCCTAAAGTTAGTTTGACTTCTGGAACTTGCCATGACAATAATATGCCAGCATTGTCTTCCACTTCACTTGATGCTTCCCTACAGGAAGGTAGGGTGAAAACTTGCACCTCTTACCCTAATGGGGTGGATACATTGGAAGAGGCTATACCTGCTTTTCATAAAAATTCTGAGACATGCTCTGGTGGTGGCTTTAAGAAACAGATACAATCATCCAAAGATTCTGTACTTTCTGTTGATGATGTCTCCCAGATCTGCTCTTACAATGCTTTGCATCCCAGATACTGTGCTGATAAGTCTGACTCACTTCTGATGGATCCAGCTTCAACTTCCTCAAACAGTGATGATGGGACGAAACTTTATCATGGTCGAAAACAGCCTGAAAAAGAACATTGCAGAACTGATTTTTCTGAATCACCAGCTTCTGATTTTCAAAAGGAATATTCCTCTTGTAGAAATTTGTTAAAGAATATCTTAGATTCATCTAATCATACCAACAAAAGTCAAACAACACATGGTAGTCAGGATAGAAATGGTAGTCAAGTGCATGTAGTAATACCTGGCAAGAAGAAGAAGCAAAATAAATCAGCTCCCCGGATTTCAAGTGTTTCCAAATTTGGAGTTGCTGGTAAGTTGCGTGGTGGTCGTACAGGGAAGGAAAACAGCCATTCTGTTTGGCAGAAGGTCCAAAGAAATGGTAATGGCGATAGTGTGGATGACTTGAAGAAGCTTCCTGTCTTCTCTCAGTATGATGGTACTTTGGAGGCTTCTCTGTGTAAGAAAAATTGTGATTCTCCCGAAGACAACAAGCAGTTGAAAGATACTAGAAGTTGGAGAAGTAAAACTTCTGCAGGTTTAAATCATGAACGGATGTCTTCTTCTAGAAAGGGATCTCATGCTGATAGGGCCAAGCCAGATAGATGTGCAAAGGTTACTGTGCCACGCAAGGAGAAGGAGATGGCGTGCATCTCCTCTAACGTGAGTGATCAGAAGATAACTAGTAGTGTTTCAAGATCTCCAACTCAAACTAGCTGTCCAAAATCTGTGCTCCAGCCTAATGGAGCAAAGCACATAACACCTGAATCGGTAACCTTTGTCCAAGCTTGTCCGAATGTGGTTGGTGGCCTGGATAACATGTCTAATGCCAATTCTTGCACGAAGAGTAAAACCATTGAAGATCTGAATCACTCGTTGCCAAAGTCACGCAACTCGAATGATCAATCAAAACTGGTCCAAGTGCAGTCTTCTTTCGGAAATTCAGCTGAACAAGGGCAGAGAAATGTCCTTGCTGATGATTGTTTGCAAACCCACACCTCTGGATCTGTTATGCAGAAATGGTTACCAATTGGGTTGAAGGATTGTGGATTGACTACTTCTGGTGATGGTTCATCTCTGGAACATTCTGATGATCCAGCTGCTGAAATTCAGACTACAGAAAACACTGTACAAGATAAAGTGAATTGTGATTCTGAAAATCCAGTTCCTAAAGCAGGTGTTGTGTGTATGGCTCAAAGTTCTGAGGGTTTTTCTGATTTCTCCCCTGATGATGAGTGCAGGACTCCAAATGCAAAGGATCAGGACACAAGCATGCTTGAAGAGAAGAAAGACAGACCGATTGCAGCACACACTTTAGATATGGAATCTGGAGGTTTAAATGCATTCAAGCCTGTTCAAGACAAAGTAGCAGAAGCCGTGGATGATGCCTATAGGGCTCAAAAGGCATCTGAAGCTGTTGAGCTGACCGCTGGTCATCCAGTTGCAGAGTTTGAAAGAGTTCTTAAATattcatgtccagttatttcttGTCCACCCCATTTATCATGTCACTCTTGTTCAAGAGATCAGTTATGTGGTGTGTCATTCTGTCTACATGAGATGCGTAATATTTCTTTGGGAGGCCTATGGAAGTGGTATGAGAAACATGGGAATTATGGGTTAGAAATAAAGGCAAATGATTATGGAAATTCAAGGAGTTTGGGGGCTAATGGTTCTTTTTGTGCTTATTTTGTCCCTTATTTGTCAGCGGTCCAACTTTTCAGAAACGATGTTGAAAACTTAGATACAAGCAGCACAAAATCTTGTTCTGAGGTTGTAGACCTGTGCAAATTTAATGATACATCTGAAGGCTCCTCTAATTTGGACCATCTTCCAATATTTTCAGTACTCTTTCCTCAACCTCGAAAGGAGTTTGAAAGCTTTTCTCATCAAGAATCTAGTTCAGAATCATCTTCAGCTTCTGCAAAAGATGTTTTTCGTCTTCAATTAGAGGAAAGAAAACTGCAGAGTGATCCGGAACTACTTTTTGAATATTTTGAATCTGAACAGCCTCAGAAGAGACAACCTTTGTATGAGAA GATAAATGAGTTGATTAGGGGTGATGGTCTGGTGCAGTACCAAGGCTATGGAGATCCAACAACTCTCAAATCTGTTAAACTGAATGACCTGCATCCTAGATCTTG GTATGCTGTAGCGTGGTATCCTATTTATCGGATACCGGAAGGTAATTTGCGCGCATCATTTTTGACATTCCATTCGCTGGGTCACTTGGTTCATCGACCTGGTGTGCAACCCCATATAGTAGCTCCTGTAGTGGGTCTTCAAACTTACAATGCTCAG AGTGAATGCTGGTTCCGCATGAATCCCTCACTACTGAACCCAAAAGAAGGAGCACCAGACCTAGACCCTAGTGGAATTCTTAAGGAGCGGTTAAGGACGCTAGAGGAGACAGCTTCTCTTATGGCAAGAGCAGTTGTGAAGAAAGATAATTTGACGTCAGTAAACAGGCATCCAGATTACGAGTTCTTCTGCTCAAGGAATCGCTGTTGA